One Ursus arctos isolate Adak ecotype North America unplaced genomic scaffold, UrsArc2.0 scaffold_37, whole genome shotgun sequence genomic window, TATCAGCTATCAATAATTTGTTGGCACTTTcacttttgtttataaaatttccAATACACTGTACCACAGTTATGTGTCTAAACAGTGAGGATGTTAATGGAGTAATGACTGTTCTACTGGCCAGGCGATGGGATCAGTAGTGAATTCAGTGCttaaaaacaaatgtacaaaCCTCTGAAGAGGTGGGACTCCATGTGAGAACTTTTGTTGAAATTACAAATGATGAAGAATGGGCCATGGCCAGCATGCAGCATTATTTCCATTGTCTAGTTCAGATGGAGAACAGGTGCTTTTATTGATCTGTAAACTTACCAATATAATTTTCCACAGTTttaaccttttaaatattttacagtgCTTTTATGCAACTATATTGCtttttgatcattttaaatttaaaacttattttcaaaatattgtttcCTACTTCACTGTGCCCTAAGCAGGAAGTAAGACTTACATGACAGTGCTTTGGCCTCACTCCATTTTAGGTCACTGACCCCACCATACTCAACCTAACAGTAGTTAATTTAGTGTTATCTAGAACTAATACTGAAAACTATACGCATATCCCTGTCTACATTCAATCATTAAACTACAATAATGCTGGTAAAATGGCAGGCTTAAATCTTACACTAGAAACACCTCTGACAAATATACACAAGCAAAGTATAGAGAACAAAACAgatcaagaaaaaattctttctaTGAAACATCTGGTAAAAcacatattatttacatatacacaTTGTCAACATAGTCGCATTCATTtgcataattatatattaataacaGAAAAACTTCACTTCTGCAAAGTACAGTACATCCTTCTTGAAAATGGGGTAAAGGAGGGGTTAAAACAATCTGATGTATAATTGGGGCACTCAACCCACTTTCTGAGGATTGGCAGCCCGCACTCCTTGCTCATATGTGATCCTTTGTGTAATTAAATACTGAGCAGCCTGTGTTGCAGCTGGTGTTCCAGTAATGGTTACCTTCCGATTCCTTGTGCCAGGTACGAATTCTCCTTTTTTGGAGATCTGTATCCTTGCACCAGTCAACTCCTGGTATTCCACTAATGTTTTCCCTCCTTTGCCAAGTATTGCACCAACTAAGTTTTCTGGCACTGCTATTTCAACTACATCCTTTGATCCATCTGTGGATTTTTCTGTTCCTAGAATGGCACTGGCAGCTAGGGGAGAAGCAGCTCCAAAATATCCATTGGTtgcagcagtagcagcagccaGGCTACCTAATGCAAATGTCCCCGCCGTACCACCAGCTGTGCTGCCACTGGCTGAGGCTTCACTGGCATAGGTGGCCAACAAattggctgctgctgctgctgggttGGCACTGGCAGCTGCTGCAGCCAAGGCCCCTGTTGCTGCTGCTTGACTGAGACCTAAACCTAATGTGTTGAGATTATATCCGTAGCTGGCTAAAGTATTAAGTGCAGAGGTGATGGCCACCAGGTCATTGCCTGTGAAGCCAGATAAAACTGCTGGGAAGGCTGCAACGCCAGCAAGGTTAGCATGTCCTAATAGCCCTGCGGCTGCGGCAGCAGTTGGTAACACTTCAGCAGTGTTTGCATAAGGAGATCCGGTTGGATTGGAATTTGCCACTGGACCTGTAACATTGGCATAACTGATATTGAGACAGCTGCCACTCTGTGGATCCTCTTGTATCTTCTGGATGATAAGTTCAACAGCTTTTCGGTTTTGTTCAGGTTCTCCACTCACAGTGACAACCCTCTCTTGCAAGTTGATCCCATCAGGTTTCTGGGAAAGCTGCACCCAAGCCCCTGACTGCTCCATTATAGCCTTCACAGTAGCACCTCCCTTCCCTATTATCAGACCTGCTGTGCTGTTGGGAACTATAATCTTtacctgtaattaaaaaaaatacgtaTAAATAATACTTCTGTTTTGCGCATACACATTATATTACTTTGCTATcctagaaaaagtaaaataacaaattGAAAATTAGTTTAAACATAATTTATGAAATAGAAATATCACAACTTCTAAAGTGActtttatcacattttaataCAATTATCTTGTAAAATCAGAATCtccaaaagaaaaagcaattttcagtttaaaattattaagaattttccTGGAGTCTTTGTGCATTGCAGTAGAAGTTATAAGAAATCAGtatgttctaaaaaaaaaaaaagtgtatcatAACTATACATCAATGGTAACATTTTTACAcagcttcaaaataaaaatactgttgaTATTCATCACCAATCCAGCTTTAAGAATACCTTTGGTTTAAAACTTATAAAGACAAAGAGTTCAGGATTATGATGCAACATTAGTAAAGATAAAAGTAGTAAAGTTCTAGTCcctttgaaaattaatttcatgttCCTTATCACCTAGCAATTTTTGTGTTATTCAAACCTTACTTGTTTCATGACTAATATTTTCAGAGATCAACAAAATTATTACTAGtggtattttgattttttgattaAACTGACACACAACATATAACTTTATCAAAATAAcagatatttctaaataattagtAAAAAAATTTCAATCACTTTAGGGAGGTAAAGAATGATTATTTGAGGATGATATTACCTGGATGTTCTACTTAAATTtgtgaaatgaatattttaattagatAGATAATTCTTTTTTGGCAGTCgtagctacattttaaaaaataggacttACAGCTGTATTATCAAAGGTTACTGAAAATTTACTAAAGTCGCAGAATAATTACAATGATACAATGTGACCATATGAATAGAGGCATTTTAGCTAATCTGTATTGAAACATCCATCCACAAAACCTAGCCTAATTGGATTTATTTAATTACAATCAAATACTactataaaaaggataaaatcagTAAGGTATTTTTCATAACccctgaaattaaaatataaatattaaaaattttattttggtagCACAAAGATACACATGGCACTGTTTCATGACTCACTGGGTAGATCAAAAACTGGGAGAGTTGTGTCACTAACAAAGCACAAAAGTAATTGCTTTCTTTGTTCTAGATATTAAAATGGGCAGGTTAAAGTAACTTGTTGAAATCTGAGCAGGAACTTAGTTGAGatattctatgaaatattttattagctAGCTTTTAGCAAGTATTGCCATGCTatctttaaaacacagatttaggtaaaaatattttaaagaaatacagcCATGCATTTGTGGCAATTTTGCTCTTTTAGCAAGCAGTGAAAGTATAAATTCAAGTTCTAGACTGGGTCACCTCAAAAATATGTTTACATGTATtaacatacatgtacacacacacacaacttttctTTCCACACATATAATTTATAGGAATGGGATTTTGTTTCATTCCAATTTGTCTATAAAGTAATCTCATTTTAttgaaaacaatctaaatttTCTAGAAACATTTCTTAGGAATGTCAAATATATCCTTCATATTCCTCCTGATTAAGTTCATTCAGTTTCAAGAAGTAGgctgagaaataattttttaaacatgttaatttgttaattttgttcACAGACTTTTTTGTAGAAAATTATTTGTCTGAAATGCTGCAGTATGTTAAAGTATTATAATTAGAAAGTTAAACCATGATTACTTCTTACACTAATTATAAGGATGAATTAGAATCATCCTTATATTTTATCCTGTGCACATGAAGTATTTgagaaaatttacttttaaggatttaaataactgaatgttaaatatgattatattttataaataagtacaTCTTTCCAAAATCAGAACATTTTTTATAGAGTTGAAAACATTTATATACTGGCAAACTGtagtttttaacataatttttatgttttaacatactttatgaagaaaaatacattaattaaccAAAACTTTCAAGAGAGctattcttaaattattttaaattctaaaattgcTATTGTTTTGCCCAATGTAATGATTACCTGCATGATTATAACTCAAGAAGAGAAGAGCACATGGAAGGTCAACTATGGGAACTGTCCTATAGCCCagcaataaaaagcaatgaaatatataaatttataacatCCATCCTAAAATCACCTTAAGCTTCTATGAGACGTGTGAAGATGACATTAATTTTTACTACACTGCAAACCAGTCTCATACTATATTTACTGCATCCACAGCTCTTTTTGTAAAAACTCTAGTATTAGTTCTAGTCTTCCAAAAGAACTTGCAGATGTGTGCACAGCACTGCCATTATCGCACTTTagtttgtcctttcttttcttgtttttccctttcctcatttttctttcttttcaatattcaaaaaaaaattctgaaacaatGGATAGTTCAGAAATGGTGTGTGAACTTCTCATAACCGTAAACATCTTCCAAAACAAATCTCtctttgaaaattgaaaaatgacACCATGCCATCTATCTTTACATTAAAGATGTCCTATTTCAAATTACTgtcagaccacacacacacaaaaagataccTTCATGTAATAAGTACAATTCCCTGGATTTTAGTTTTAACTATTTGCAATAATCTTATATAAAGTACTGTCAGCTACAATTGCTATTTTATCAAATACTGATGTGGTTCCCAATTTTTGTTCATAAAACTTACATTTGTCCACATATACTATGTAAAGGTGGATTATGactaaagagaaaacattaatgATTGCACATTAATATTTATAGTAGCACTTCTAACTTTAGATAGTAATAATCCTGCATAAGGTTACTGATctcagaaattaaattttaaagttaaagaaaatataaatataaaaagttattaaattacaaatttaaaaaaatgtaaatacttaaTAGCCTAGCTAACGGAACATGTGACCTAACTTTTATTTTTGacctaaggaaatgaaaaacctctcagatttatacttttttccttgAAGACTTAAGAATAATATGTATCTATTTGCACGCTAAATCTAATATGGAcacaaacaggaaacaaaatctCTGAAAAGAAGAAgttgagacaaaaagaaaaaaaactgattcATTTGCATAATATCTTAGAAAAAGTAGTGTTCTATTTCCATCTTACGTATCAGATCAGAGCCAAGAAGTAAAGCACCAGTGTGGAAGCCAGGAGATAGTGGGCTACTGAATACTGAGTGGGgtaggggagagaaagggggggtgGAAAATTATATAAGGTGGCTACTTGTTTACTTCTTAGATGAAGGAATACAGCATTTACCAAAGAAAAAGTCTGTGCACTGATAGTGTTTGCTTCCCCAATGAAATGATAAATAGCAAATTTTAATTGTATGTGTGGCTTCATTTTCATTGATGAAGTCTGTTCACATACTGACTCACATAAGTATATGTATACTTATTTCTAAAGAATtgagaggaattaaaaaaaactggatCCTAAACAGCATATAAATTATCTGGTGTAACATACACCAACTAAATCAGATATGCTGTTGACAGCTACAGATCAGTTTTCAGACCTATGCTCTATAGTTGCTACCATCAATTCAATCATTTATGGAATGCTTACTGTGTGGGGTTTGaggtaaagtgtgtgtgtgtgtgtgtgtgtgtgtgtgtgtgtatgtgtgtgtgtatcattgcTCCTGCCTTTAAGGAACTTTTAGATTTAGTTGTAGAAAAAGATGTGTAAATGTAACAGTGCCATGAAGTCTTAAAAGAGCTGGTATATAAGcttatgaaaaatacaaagtatacACAAAGCCTAACTGGAAGGAGAAGGGTAAGTAAAAAATCTTTGAGAGACAATGATTATTATGTATCTAAATGTCTTTCACATTTTTGTTCTATAAGTATCCTGCTCTTTATCAGACATTCCTGTAAGGTTGACCTGTTATCTCTATGTTGGAGAGGGTCCATTCACACCTAAACCCATTTTAATAGTGATCATGTGCTTAAGTAttgttcttaaagaaaaaaatgtttacttagattttctcttttcctagatttataattatgtattatcAAGTAAACATAAGATTAACAATATAATTATGCTAATTTTACTAGTATCAActgcttttcagaaaaaaagtaataaaatgactaTTTCTCTATGTGCAGCCAAAGAAGAACCTTTATGCAAATTCCATGAAAAGTCTTACAAATACCAATTAGGTAGGTTTTAATGTTGATATGTTTCtgattaaaagtaaatattaagcaAAACAAATTTACTCCTTTGCCAAATAAGAACCAAAACTCATTATAGCCTTATAAAGCAATGAAAGTGTCTGTAGTCACAATCCTTTATAATCATGgcaggaaaattatttaattatttcataaagCCATACTTTCATATAAACTCAAAACAAGCTCCATTACAAGATATCTCAATTAATAGTATAGACTATTTAAGAGCTGCCATATGATATACCACATATCTATGGACTTATATTTATAAAGCAATGCCTATCAATAGTGGATAcctttaatttattctttcatttattcagccaTGCTGATCTTCCTTCTTCTGGCAACAGACCCTAATTTTCCTTTGGGAAACACCCTCTCTCACTCTTAGTACATGTGCTTCCAGTAAGACTGACAACCTTCCAATGCTCTAGGAGTGGAAACGTAACAGAGCCTGACACATCACAATTTCCATACCCCTGGCAGTTACTGATCTGGGATTGAGCACGTGGCCCAGGATGGTCCAATGAGTTAACCTGAGAATTTGGTAAAACTGTTGGGACAGAGACACCTACCTGTGTTTCTAATCTAGCAGAGCACAAGCCTGACATTACTAGTGACTATCTTGCCCCCCTATGGAAAGAGGAAGAACCTGACTGAAAATAAAGTTAACCTAGATAAAAGGAGTCTacagaaatggagagaggaaaaTTTCTGACAGCATTTTGGCATCTGAATCCAACCATGTCTAAAGCTAGCACAGATCAATATAATTCCCTTTTTAAGCCACTTTGTGTTGGATTTCTATAATTTATAATCAGCCGAGTAGTATATTAGAAAAAGTTTTTACATTCTTGTTATATCATATTATTTGCCTATACAAAAGAATACTGACATTTTGTTGTATCTCTCGATGCTCTAAAAGTCAAAACGTTACAGCTCTGGTAATGAAACACAAGCGGATTGCTTAGTTTACCTTTTACCAAGATAGAACCTACCATCTAACAGAATAAATCTTCATCATTTCCCCAACGTATTACAACTTAGGCTACTGAGGCACCATTTTGTACTGTCCAATGAAGATGCATGTGTCATTTTGGGGATCTATATTGAATTGTGGaccaaagtaaattaaaaacctcttatcttttcttttgattatagATTTTACACATATAAATAACTGCCTCCCTGAAAAGTACTGATTTTGATAAAATTATGTATAGGACTGTTACATGAATACAAgtaaccaaataaaacaaaagagcaacTCTTCTGAAAACTCTCTACTAGTCTGTTTAATCTACTCACTTTTGATAATCAAATCAAAAGCAATACAGTTTTCATAAGCATGCATAATATTATTGTAAAAAACCATGCTGTCTTTTCTTATATATCTTCACCCGTCCTTCCCCCACCACTGCCAACACCAGGTTTCAAACCTGGGAGCCATCTGTGCTTTTTCTTGCTCCCTAGATCTCTACATCCTGTtatgtactgttttatttttttctccctgaaatgCTTCTTGCCCAGACCTAATGCTCTATCCTATCCAAAGAAATGTGTGGTATAATAGAAAGAATCTAGAATAGGCAGTTTGAAGATACAGGCTCTCACCctggctctgctgtgtgacctttgtcAAATCacttcagtttcatcatctataaaatcagAAAACTTGATAAGATTATGGAtgaagagtttttattttagcattataAAAAAACCCTACTCAACAGCTGTCAGCAACGATTCCCCCATTCAGTTACCC contains:
- the NOVA1 gene encoding RNA-binding protein Nova-1 isoform X3, translated to MAIFQGTTERVCLIQGTVEALNAVHGFIAEKIREMPQNVAKTEPVSILQPQTTVNPDRIKQTLPSSPTTTKSSPSDPMTTSRANQVKIIVPNSTAGLIIGKGGATVKAIMEQSGAWVQLSQKPDGINLQERVVTVSGEPEQNRKAVELIIQKIQEDPQSGSCLNISYANVTGPVANSNPTGSPYANTAEVLPTAAAAAGLLGHANLAGVAAFPAVLSGFTGNDLVAITSALNTLASYGYNLNTLGLGLSQAAATGALAAAAASANPAAAAANLLATYASEASASGSTAGGTAGTFALGSLAAATAATNGYFGAASPLAASAILGTEKSTDGSKDVVEIAVPENLVGAILGKGGKTLVEYQELTGARIQISKKGEFVPGTRNRKVTITGTPAATQAAQYLITQRITYEQGVRAANPQKVG
- the NOVA1 gene encoding RNA-binding protein Nova-1 isoform X4, with translation MPQNVAKTEPVSILQPQTTVNPDRIKQTLPSSPTTTKSSPSDPMTTSRANQVKIIVPNSTAGLIIGKGGATVKAIMEQSGAWVQLSQKPDGINLQERVVTVSGEPEQNRKAVELIIQKIQEDPQSGSCLNISYANVTGPVANSNPTGSPYANTAEVLPTAAAAAGLLGHANLAGVAAFPAVLSGFTGNDLVAITSALNTLASYGYNLNTLGLGLSQAAATGALAAAAASANPAAAAANLLATYASEASASGSTAGGTAGTFALGSLAAATAATNGYFGAASPLAASAILGTEKSTDGSKDVVEIAVPENLVGAILGKGGKTLVEYQELTGARIQISKKGEFVPGTRNRKVTITGTPAATQAAQYLITQRITYEQGVRAANPQKVG
- the NOVA1 gene encoding RNA-binding protein Nova-1 isoform X1, whose protein sequence is MMAAAPIQQNGTHTGVPIDLDPPDSRKRPLEAPPEAGSTKRTNTGEDGQYFLKVLIPSYAAGSIIGKGGQTIVQLQKETGATIKLSKSKDFYPGTTERVCLIQGTVEALNAVHGFIAEKIREMPQNVAKTEPVSILQPQTTVNPDRIKQTLPSSPTTTKSSPSDPMTTSRANQVKIIVPNSTAGLIIGKGGATVKAIMEQSGAWVQLSQKPDGINLQERVVTVSGEPEQNRKAVELIIQKIQEDPQSGSCLNISYANVTGPVANSNPTGSPYANTAEVLPTAAAAAGLLGHANLAGVAAFPAVLSGFTGNDLVAITSALNTLASYGYNLNTLGLGLSQAAATGALAAAAASANPAAAAANLLATYASEASASGSTAGGTAGTFALGSLAAATAATNGYFGAASPLAASAILGTEKSTDGSKDVVEIAVPENLVGAILGKGGKTLVEYQELTGARIQISKKGEFVPGTRNRKVTITGTPAATQAAQYLITQRITYEQGVRAANPQKVG
- the NOVA1 gene encoding RNA-binding protein Nova-1 isoform X2; translation: MHPMHRGREDGQYFLKVLIPSYAAGSIIGKGGQTIVQLQKETGATIKLSKSKDFYPGTTERVCLIQGTVEALNAVHGFIAEKIREMPQNVAKTEPVSILQPQTTVNPDRIKQTLPSSPTTTKSSPSDPMTTSRANQVKIIVPNSTAGLIIGKGGATVKAIMEQSGAWVQLSQKPDGINLQERVVTVSGEPEQNRKAVELIIQKIQEDPQSGSCLNISYANVTGPVANSNPTGSPYANTAEVLPTAAAAAGLLGHANLAGVAAFPAVLSGFTGNDLVAITSALNTLASYGYNLNTLGLGLSQAAATGALAAAAASANPAAAAANLLATYASEASASGSTAGGTAGTFALGSLAAATAATNGYFGAASPLAASAILGTEKSTDGSKDVVEIAVPENLVGAILGKGGKTLVEYQELTGARIQISKKGEFVPGTRNRKVTITGTPAATQAAQYLITQRITYEQGVRAANPQKVG